The genomic region TAACTTTAGTTAGTGCTAATCATCAATGTCATGAAGACATAAATTGTTGTGTGCGTTTCTGATTAATTTTCAGTGTGTTGTGATGTAATATATGTATTTGTTAAGTAAAATTATGGTACATGCATAATGCATGCTTCTCGTACACTATAGTTTTTTACCTTAATGACAACTCATTCATTGCCGAAGTAGTAAAACAAAAATCTTCCTTAAGATAATTAATTAAGGTTCCTATTGAGTACATTGTTCAAGTTTGAGTGAAGTGGTGAAAAGATATCAAATATTTCAGATGCTCTCTTCATTGTTTTGGTCTAATTTGGATTTTTCACTTGTTTTCAGAACAATGGAATAAATATGTTCAAGTTTGTGTGTGTTTTGTCACTTTTGTGTGAGGAGGATGGGCTTGGAAACTCTAGGAGAAGCCTATAATCTGAGAAAAGCATCTTACTAAAGAAATGAAACTTGTTCTTGCTAATATAGCTGGAAAGATAATTTATGTGAAGCCCAACAGCAAGGCGCAACACTAGAGAAAAACAAAAGAAAAGCCCAAAGAACCAAATAACAATGACAAACCCATTTCCTGGCAATCAAACTATAGCTGGTGCATTGCAGCTGCATCCGTCTAAATTTTCTTCTTTTTATAGTTTCGGTTTAACATTTCTTCCATCTCACGACTCATGACTCATGCATGGAAGATCAGTGACCCCAATTACGTACATAGTTCCCATATTTCAAACCTTCCAAGTATTAGATGTAAGACAACGACTTAAACCTTCCAAGTATTAGATGCAAGACAATGACTCCAATCTATATATGTGTACGTGAATAGGTTATATACGATCTTTTATGATACATACATGAAATTCTCAAAATAAGACAAAAGGATATAAACAAATGTTCATAGTAGCTATATAAAGATACACATAAAGAATGTATTACGATCCTCAAATTGATTCTCAAAATATTAGAAACTATCCGGATCTCACTTCAGAGATACTCAATTGCCAGTCCGGACAATATAACATGTGCAGGCAGAACTGCAGGCAAAGGGTTTCATTGCCATGTCCATCAACAAGTAGGCAACTATTGTAAATGTCGAAAATATCTAGTTTAATTCGCAACCCCATTTGTAAGTACTAAGTACAAGGGGGCTGGCCTAGCCTGCAGCTTGACCCCCAATTATTAGTTTAATCATCCAAGTGATGATAGGGACTCACTCGATGACGAAATGCTGGATATTTCTCAGTTTTTCATTCAGAAAATTAGGCAGATGCCTTTAGGGGTGCAAATGGGGGCGCCTTCTTACTTCTTGGTTCCGTTCTATATATGAAACCTCTCTCAGTCTCACCCAAATCGATTAGGGAGTACTAGAATTATAGGTTTTCAAGTCTAAGCCGTGGAATATGTAAATAATTGATCCAAAGGGTTCATATTGCAGCTAAACTGCATCCAGAAAAGAGCAATCTATATTTCTCCCAAAACCCAACAACAAACCAACCAAATGTTTGCTAAAGTCAATCAATTTGTGTCCCTTCTTTCATGTATATGGAAGTACCTTCTTTTATTCTTGTTACACAGAGTATTCATAATGGTAGAGCACAAATATAAATTGTTCTAGTTTTTTTATTTGAAAATTAAACTCCGTGCAACTTTAGGTCACAACTTAAAATGACACAAGTCACATGTTTCACATCTTTTTCTGATAGTAAGACCTATGCCTGTATCATCTCACTAGGAGATATGCGATCACCAGTACCGTTCTGAAGATAAGTACATGCATTAACATGTAGCTAATTCTACTAGCCTTCAAACATAAATAGGTCGATTACGGACATAAAAGGTAATTAAAACCGTAATACTCTCATCAAGGCTTCCCATTTTCTAGATCCCTCTTAAGTTGAGTCTTGAGAGTCATTGATGACAATTACTCATATTAATTAACAGTAACATGATGATTGGATTGTCATTGCTATCCAGGGGCGGAGCCTTGATCAGGCCTGAAGGGGTCTAAACCCCCCTTGGTTTTGAAAAGTTTGAAGGTAAGGTGCTTAATTAGCTAATTATCATTCAAATCCATTTAATCATATCATTAAACCCCCCTTAAATTTTTACCTATCAATTAATCTTGAATGACAAATCAATTATATTAAGAAATGTATCTATAGAATTGATTGGTATTTATGTCTTACCAATCGAAATTGTTAAGATAATTGATTTTTTTTAGGACTAATTTCAGTTTACCCCCATCAATTTTATGTCGATCATCATGTTAGTCATTCTTCTTTTAATTTCATCAAAAACACCCCTCAACTTCCAATTTTCATCAGCCACACATGTCTGAACCTCCAATCTCCATCCAATTCTTTTGTCAAGTGATGACTTGATATCAAGAAGAAAGAAAAATAGACAAATTGCATTCAATCTCACCAAAATCACTAAGGTTAGGGCGTTATGATGGGAACGAATATGTGTATCGATTTGGGGGAAAAATGGTCCAAAAAGTAACTTTCAGAATTTGACTTTCTTCTTGATATCAAGTCATCACTTGACAGAGGAATTGGATGGAGATTAGAGGTTTGGACATGCGCGGCTGATGAAAATTGGAAATTGAGGGGTGTTTTTGATGAAATTGAAAGAAGAAGGACTAACATGATGATCGACCTACAATTGATGGGGGTAAACTGAAATTAGTCTTTTTTTTTAATTAGTAAACATGAAAATTAATGAATTTACCAAAACAAAAAATGTGAAGTATTAAGTGATGCGTAAATTACTACTTTCTTCATTCGTACATTTTTAATGTTGCACGAGTTTATGAGATGTATACAATAAAATTTTACTTCATTTAAAAATGATCAAATTAAACATCGAGTCAGATAGTTTTTTTACAAAATTTTAATATACACTTATGCTATAATGTTTAGACGTCTCCATGGTTAAATCCTGGTTCCGTCACTGTTGCTATCTAGTTTAGTTTTATTCAACAAATTGTATTTGTCATCACTAAACCATTTGGAACTCCAAGATCGGAGGTTTTAGTATGAAAGATGCTATATAATTCTCCTCGGACAAATAATGAAGAAGGTGATCGATCGCATCCCCGGCCACCTCGTAGCCACCCTCAAATGGCATGGACATATATAGTTGTTCTGAGCGAGCATTACACGGATCGGGACAGCGCGCATGCTAGAGATTTGGTATCAGATGAAGCTTTAATGGCGACATATGCCTCACCCAGATTTGGCTCCTTCCCACCACATCGTAGTCATCAACTCCAACATAAACTATTCCTTTTCATATTTGATATCCTGTCGTGCTTCAAAAGTCTGTGTTTGGCTCTCAGCCGGGAATTAAGAAGCTCAAACCAGATGTGAATGAGGAAACCCTCGAGGAACTTTCCGTTCCTTGAAAATATACGGGCATGGTGGACGCAGTGGGTGATATAAGATATACTAAACAAGAGGATTAGGGCTAGGGTTAATTTTGTGGAATAATACACCTTAAAGAACTATTAAAAGTGACATACATGTCCATTGCTTCACGGCATCCATTAGGTCTAGAAGGCTTAGATTAATACTTCTTTTGTTTTTTTGATATTTTTGTAACAAATTAGCCAATTGGCATTTTGCATTCCTTTTGAGCTAGACTGGGTCAAATTCTGAGGCTTGATATAATGCATCTGTCAAATTCTAATGTTTGGAGCTATGCCAGATACCACTTTCTATAAGCTAGGGGGATCGAATCCATTTATATCCAAATGTTGGTGGTTTTTTAAATTTTGGCTTTGTCTTTGAGCCATGAGACATGACCCTCAAATTAAAATGTACCAATTATGTATGCTAAAGATAATTATGCTAGTTAATTAAAAGGAAACATGATTGTTATGTATCCACCTTTTCTATAATTCTCTTTGATCATATAGTATGAAAATTATGAACATGTTTCGATCTGGCTTTAATTAAACAAATTGGCATATATAAGTGTATGTCATTAGGGGATTGGTTAACCCAGCTAATAATCAAGAGCTCCATAAATATATATATATAGCTGTATTTGACTTTTCTTATTAAACAATTAAGGGGAACTTGATCTGAATTATTAGATAGGGGTTAGAGCTAAGTAGCCCTTTAAACAAAGGAATACAAAAACAAAATTGATGAGATCATTATAATATATATGTCATACAGACATTAATATAACTAGGTCTTTAAAATACAACATTATCATGTCATTTCAATAATCATAAGCATAATTAGTCATTTTCCTTGGTCAGGGTGAAAAGTCCATTTGAACTAAATCAATAACTTGGTCTAGATTGAATTGGTATATAGTTATTCATCATTAACTTAGAAATGAAGGTGGAGGCTTTGGCATACACTAGCATATAGTACACATGCATGTGTGTAATGGTGTAACTAAAATCAAGCATTAATACTCCAAAATGTATAATATCAAGTATATTAAGAGAGGTTTCAAGTGAGCCAAGTGTTTTCTCTCTCTATTTGTCTTAACAAGAACAAAGCATTTGTCATTCTTAAAAGAAAATAATCACTCATGACCAAACTTTAATTGATTCGGATCGAACCATCTCTGTTTTAGACATATCAGAAATACATTGAACTTCTAACTTACCTTAATCAAAAAATATGTTGCTAATTATGAAATAAAATCACAAGACGCTTGATTGCTTTTAGAAACAATACTGAATCATTTATAAATTACATTTACGGTTACATATCTTTATTATAAGCTAAACAAATTTCGTTGTTTTGTTTGGAAACTAGAAAAAGGAAAACCGTTCATTCCTTAAAAAACAACAACGATGGAGTAATTTCTTGATGAGTGGAGCTATGGACATGGAGATCAAAAGATTGAGAAGTGTCTCTTTCAAAATTGCAATGTGACATTTTTGAGTAGCTAGCTTGGGCAAAAGAAGTAGTGAAATGGGTCATCAAAAAACTCCATAAAAAAAATCCCATTATTGGGGCTTAAATAAAGAAAACACATTTGGGTTGCACGTCCTTTATTAAAACAAATCCACACAACCCGTTTGTCAATGTGGCGGCCAATTTTTTAAGGACCCACCTCCCCCCTCTCCCTCCCTCCATTTGTTTCTTCCTCCCATCAAAAACCTCCCCAACCCTTCTCTCCTTCTCTCTCCCTCTCTCTGTGTTCTCAGCAGCCACTTTGTGTTTTCCACAAGCATCATCATCATCATCATCATCAAAAGCATCAACCACCCACTTCTATTCTAGCTTTCAGAAATGGGCTCCCCCACATTCTTCAATAAACACTTCATGAGTGATATTGATCACGACGACTACAACACCGCCACCACCTCCACCCCCGAAAACAGCTCCGGCTCCCCTCCTCCTCCTCCCGCCTTCAACGACGTCGTCTACTCCAAGATCGCTTCCTCCCCCAAGAAAAGGTACTTGTTCACTCAATTCGAAAATTAGCTCATGTAATTTAATTCCACCACCAATTAATATGAAATGAACGTTTGAATTTGCTGTTTAATTACAGCAGCCGGCGAGCCATACAGAAGAGAGTCGTGTCCATCCCCATCAAGGAAAACAGTAACACGAACACTCCGCCGTCTGATTCCTGGGCCTGGCGGAAGTACGGCCAGAAACCCATCAAGGGCTCACCTTACCCTAGGTAAAATCATTCAATCAACCAACCCAAATACTATGGGCACTTAATTTTGATCTCTATATTCTTCTATAATGTTTCGAAGTTAAAAGTTTCAATGAACATTACGTGACGCTGTAATTTACGGCTGCTGATTTTAGTTTCGGTTTTTTCTTTTTGGATTGAGCAGGGGATATTACAGGTGCAGTAGCTCAAAAGGGTGCCCAGCGAGGAAGCAGGTGGAGAGAAGCCGAGCGGACCCCACTATGCTGATGGTCACCTACTCTTCGGAACACAACCACCCCTGGCCGGCTTCTAGAAGCCACCACGGCGCAAAACCCCAGACCAAAACCGAGGTCCGGGAGGAGGAGGAGGAGGAGACAGCGGCGGCCCAGCCGGAGCCCGACCCGGAGGAGAGGCGGTTCGCTGATCTGGGCGGCGACGAGGAGCCGGCCCTGGTGATCATCCCGAGCGCCGCCGACGAGTTCGGGTGGTTCGCCGCCGACATGGAAACGACGTCGTCGCGGGTGCTGGAGAGCCCGATTTTCACGGAGAGCGGTGGGCCCGACTTTGGTGACGTGGCGGGGATGGTGTTCCCGATGGGCGAGGAGGACGAGTCGTTATTCGCCGATCTCGGGGAGCTGCCCGAGTGCTCGTTTGTGTTCCGGCACCGCCGTGTCGGAGGCGGAGGAGGTGTGGGACCACAAGTTCAGATCTGTTGACACGTGGCCTGCCTTCCTCATTTTTTTTTACTTTTTTATTTCTTACACACTTCTCTCTGTCTCTCTCCGTATATACAAAAAGAGTTTTGTGTCATTCAACCAATAGAAGCCGGGTTGCAAAAGAGTATCGTGCGCCATAAGATACCGGAACTTTTTCTCTTTTCAACAATTTTTTCCTTTTTTCCCTTAATTTTCTATTTTTAGTAATAAAATATTTTCATTTCTATTTTTCTTCTTCCCTTTTGTCTTAATCTTTTTAGCTTAGTGAATGAATAAACAAAACTCTTAATCTGGATCTGTCCTTATCTTGGTGTAATCAGCATCATCTGCCGTCCGTTTCCAATTTGTGCATACAATAACCTTCGAGTTTGGGGCCATCAATCTATTATTGGTTTTGTCACGGATTTATAGCATATGTGCCACCATACCAATTCATTTTGTTCTCTTTTGTCTGTTTGAGGTTTTGTCTTCCTCTAACGTACTTATCTCATACTTGATTGATCGAACTTGGTATTAAATTTTAGAAAATTCTAATATATCATATAGTATAACATGTCTCATAAAATATGTGAATTTTGAGTCTTATATAAATTAGGAGATCAAAATTTCGACCCATTTCCTTACTTGGACTGTTAGTTAGGTTATAGTATTAGATAAAATACTAGCATAGTTGGCATGTGTATTCTTTGTTTATCTAGGAAAGATATAATATTTCAAAAACCTTCAAGATTCACATGGCCATTTGCTTCCTCGTTATGGTCCCTTCCATTCAATCAATCTTATCCTCCATGATAATATATCTCAAGAAGCAATCCCAAATGCACCAAATTCTTATTAGTGTGTTGAATAAAACTACATGAATTGACAGCTCAATTACAAAGTGTCGTTTATTCCTATTCTATAACTGCATAAAATTAACGATAATTTATGATATGACATGATAATATACATGAACAACGAAATTACACACCGACTTTCATATATCCATAACAACAAAACTTAAATCTCTCTCAACTATTTGAAGATATTTCTATCCTCATTTCTCCCATCCCATGTTTTATGACTTTTAGACCAAAGCTTTTAAAAACCAGATCCATTATTAGGTTCTTGATTCTTTGATTGGCAGTTTGACTGAAACTCAAAAATTGAGGAAGATTCTTATTGTTTGAATAGACATCCCATTCTAAAAGTCAGAATAACCGAAAAGATGTTTGACTTTTAGGTAAATGGTAGCTGGATTAGGCTCCTTCAAGCTTCAGCTGCCACTATTATTAGTCTTTTATTTGGACATGGAGAAAGAAAAAAAATTAGAACAGCTAATATTGGCACTCGATTCTGGATACACCCCAACATTGCTCAAGGGAAGAGTTACGTAAATACATGGGGAGTGGTTGAAGAAGAGAAAAGGACCCAAGTGGATACATCTCACATTATCAACAATTTTAAAGAATCGACGATTAATAAATAAATAACCGAGATATAATACGGATATATGAAATGAAAAACTCATTCTAATGTCACGCTAAACATCGAACAGATGTTGTCGATGACTGATCAGCATAGCATGATTTTTCCACAAAGTAACGGCACTTACATAATGGGATTTTATTCACAAATGTTTATATCAATTTTTCTGATATGGGGTTTCATTGTTGGAGACAAAACTCATACTTCTCTTATTTCTTTATAATCACATTAACAATAATATGAGAGACACAGCCAAAACAAGGTGTAATATAGAATAAAGACCCTAGAGACCCGTCTTTGTTTTTGGATTTTCTTTGGGTTTTGTTTTTACTTGAATTTGCAACGCCTGCATAGCAAAGTAGCAAAGCATTGCGTCACAATGTAATGCATAGTCAATTAGTCATCGTTTACATCATCAAATACCTTGGATCATAGGTAATTAGATTAATAATCTTTTGGATTATAGTCAGAGTAGATTGGATCCACTTCTTCCTTATCCATTCTGCCATACAAAGATGCATAGATTAAGACAAAATGACAGCTTATCTATAAGGAATCCCCAATTTTATAAAGCCTAAACCTGCAAGATTTCATCTACATGTAACATGCTTAACATCAAACACCTTCCCCCAATAATGGAAAATTCTAATTGTTTCAGAATTATAATGTTTTCTGTGCTGATATTATGCTTGGATCAGTATTTATAATAGACTAATTTTCAAAATAACATGCCTTATTTCACAAGGCACCACCAACTAGTTTGTTTTCTAGGAAATTTTCGAACAGCCTGTCTAGGACAGATAGGTTGAGTTGAATAAAAGATTTAAATTAATGGGACTGATAAACAATTTCAAAATACAGAATTTTGGTGCAAATTGCCCCATTCAACATCTATGTAGAGACTAGAGAGTAAAATCATGTAAAAGTTCCTACAGAAGCTCTTCTTCCAACAGCTAAACATAATCTGTCTCGAGTAATGAATGATAACGACACTGGAAGAAAGAAACGGAACCCCGCTCAGCACCTAATGTCTTTGGATGAAAAATTTTACACAACACCCTGGTATACAAAGAAACAGATGTAGCAACACAAACCAGACATATCTGATACAGATTCAATATCTAGCTCGAACAACACCCACCTTTCTTTACGGCTGAAACATCACTGACATCGATTTTTTCTCCTTGGGATGGAACAGCAGCTGCATCATTGTTAGCCTCCATGGACTTCTTGCTCACTATGTGAAAGATCTGGGTAAGGACTTCAGCAAATGCATTGTCCACATTAGTTGCTTCGAGTGCAGAAGTTTCCATGAAGTAGAGGGACTCTCTTTCGGCAAAGGATTTTCCATCCTCAGTTGAGACTGCCACAAGGTGACGTAAGTCTGATTTGTTACCAACCAGCATGACAACAATGTTGGGATCAGTATGATCTCTTAATTCCTTTAACCATCTTTCCACACTTTGAAATGTTGAATTCCGAGTAACATCATATACAAGCAGTGCGCCTACAGCCCCTCGATAATAGGCACTAGTTATTGCTCTATACCTACAAATAGAAAAGGGTTAATATGATGATTGTCAAATGAACCTCCAAAGTAGAATTCTTCTGTTTTATATCAATTTAGAAATAACAAAACTATAAATCAAATTAGGAGTTAAAAAACAATGATATCAGACACCAAACTGTTTGTAAGCATTACCATCAGCAATAACTACTTCATATTTTCAATCAAAAATGGCCGGTAGCTGTGGAAGTGTGGAATCTATTACAGTTGCCAATACACTACAAATATATACTTCTGTTTGTCCACAATTGTGACATAAGGTATACTGAAGCTTTCACTTTTTCTCTGCCTAATTGAACTAATTTTAACACTCTTTAACTGTCTAACATGCAATCATTGTAGCCAGCTACCAGCACCAGACAGCCATTCCACCACAATCTCAATAACCAGACGCATTACCATTAGCGCCAGGAAAAACATCATCAGTAGCAATATGGTTATGGAGACCACAGATGGAAAGCACTAGAAAATGGATAGTGATGATGGGCTGGGTTGAGTTGGGTTGCTTCAGTCATTTCAGTTTCAGAAGCAAGATAGTGGCTTTATTAGAGAAAGAAGAAAAAAAAACGCCTTTTGGGTTGCATATACGTTGGAGAGGATTGAAAATCATCTCTCAAGTACATAAATGGTTCTACTGTAGTGGGATAAGGAGGGTAGGATGGATGCTGTACAAAGCTGGCATTACAATCCTGTTCAGACATCTTAACACAGGACTCAAACATGTCGTGTTTTGGTGTTTCAAGCAACACCTTATGGAAGAGGAGTTATTTGATTTAGGGTATTAACTAACAAAGATGTTTCCAACACCTGAAAATTATGTTTTCTTTCATATAGGACCATTGTAAGGACTAACGACTAACTTACCACAACTTCCATAGTCATACATGGACATATTTGTTAGAATAGAGCTTATTCTTCAGAAAACTAGTCCGCGGACTACCCTCTAGTACATGAAGCTCAAACACTTGAGACTCGATAATAAAGGTTCTGGAATTGCCTAATGTTGAGCTAAAAATTGCAGTAGTCATTGAAATACAAACTCAACTATATGCTCCCTTTCACTAATACAAAACAAAGTAAGCTACCTAGATTTGATCAACCTTTAAGGACAAAAATTTATCAAGAAGACGGGGGATGAAAAATGGATAAGAAGCCCAGTAAACCAAATAAGAACAATTGAAAAAGCATTACTTCAGATATAAATATAAGAAGCGCTCCTTGAAGCTCAAGTTCTCAGGGGTCAGTGAATTATCATTCAGCTCATACAACTTTTCCATCACAGTAAAGTAAACTACATAGACCTTAGCATCTGGTTTCCTGGGTACCCAACTTCGTATCCACTGTTCAACAAGTATAAATTTGAATAAATGCTACTGTAGTTGCTAAACTTGCGATTTTGGTATGAAACAGTCACAAATTCCACAAAACCAACAAAAAAGTACAGTAAGTTCCACACTAAGAAGTGGAAAAGTTAACCATTCACTTTGAGCCCCCACTCAAACCTACATCTGACATAGCATTTTTAATGTAAAAGGAACATAGTCCATATGGCTTTTTGTACTGATGACGTTTCTGATCATCGTAAAATGCCTGCCTGTGTACTCTTATT from Fragaria vesca subsp. vesca linkage group LG3, FraVesHawaii_1.0, whole genome shotgun sequence harbors:
- the LOC101314070 gene encoding probable WRKY transcription factor 65-like yields the protein MSDIDHDDYNTATTSTPENSSGSPPPPPAFNDVVYSKIASSPKKSSRRAIQKRVVSIPIKENSNTNTPPSDSWAWRKYGQKPIKGSPYPRGYYRCSSSKGCPARKQVERSRADPTMLMVTYSSEHNHPWPASRSHHGAKPQTKTEVREEEEEETAAAQPEPDPEERRFADLGGDEEPALVIIPSAADEFGWFAADMETTSSRVLESPIFTESGGPDFGDVAGMVFPMGEEDESLFADLGELPECSFVFRHRRVGGGGGVGPQVQIC
- the LOC101303100 gene encoding ras-related protein RABA1d-like; the encoded protein is MAGYRAEDDYDYLFKVVLIGDSGVGKSNLLSRFTRNEFSLESKSTIGVEFATRSLNVDSKVIKAQIWDTAGQERYRAITSAYYRGAVGALLVYDVTRNSTFQSVERWLKELRDHTDPNIVVMLVGNKSDLRHLVAVSTEDGKSFAERESLYFMETSALEATNVDNAFAEVLTQIFHIVSKKSMEANNDAAAVPSQGEKIDVSDVSAVKKGGCCSS